The Duganella sp. BuS-21 sequence CGGAGCTTTCCTTCGTCTTCGATGAATTCCGAGTAGGGGTCGTTCTGCTTAGCGACTTGGATGTCCAAGTCTGTCTTCTTGACGGTTTTCGAACCTCGAAGTCCGTTCTCGTAGGTGAACAAAATCATTCGGTCGGATTCCACCCAGGTCGGGTTTTTAAACGTCAGCACTTCCTCATTTTTCAGCCAACGATAGAACGAAATGACGGAGCTCATTCGGCGCTTTGCTGTTGTCGCGGACAGGGTGCCCGCTTCAATCGATAGCCAAAGTTGCGCCCGATATCGATAGGTTGGTCGCTCCAATTTGCGTTGGGGGAAGTGGGTCCAATCTATGCATGACTCTTCAACGAATCGGAGATAGGCAGCGAGGTCCGCTGCGATGCAGTGATAAGTGCTCATCGATGGCTCTAGGCTCTGCTCCAGGCGTGAGGTGATATAGACCGCAGCCTCTGCCCAAGGCGTTCCTTTTGAGTCCAGCACTATTGGGAATAGGTTGAAACGTGTTCCCATCCATTTGGGTTTACCGTCAACTCGGAACCCGGTCGCCGAGTCGTGACAGGGCTTCACAAAATAGGAGCGTGGGACTGCTCCGTTGGGCATCACCACCTCGTACGCCGAAGGGTCGTCTGACGAAGCTATTTCGGTAAGCTCCACGCGGGGAAGCAGTTTTTTGCTTGCTTTAGCATTGATAACGTTTTGCATTTATTGGTTCCAAAATTGGGTTTTACTTGAAGCGTAACCATTCGGTTTTCAGATTGGTTCACAAGAGCTTTGATGTCAGGTTCGGAGCTAGCGATGTCTTTGAGGTATCTGCACTTGGAGGCGAGCAGGGAGTCGCCACTCGATTTTCTCGTCCTTCGTTTCATAACAACGTTTCGCCATTTTCTTTCTCCGCTGAGCTGCTTGGGGGAGGCGATTATAGGCAGCAAGAAGCAGGCTTTACAAATTCCTGAAAAATTTCGTTATCGAAAAAATCGTCTACGTTTTTCTTAGAATTTCTAAGCAGGTGTTGAGGTCACGGCTCCTTATTTAATAAGGCTTTCTGATAAACCTGTGCTCCTGAAAGGACAAGAAAATTGGGGACTCTAAACAGATGCTTATGTTTTTACTTGGAGCTGTGGAGAGGTGTTGGACTAGTAGCTTTTCGCGCAGCGAAAATTGAAGAAAATTGATGAAAATTTTGATGCAAAAATTTTGGAAAAAACTGCATTTTTCAACTTTTCAATTACCCATACCGATGTTTCGTTCGCGAGCGTGTACAATTTTCGCGACGAACTTCGCGCGCTTTGACTTCCGTATTGAAATGGATGTGCATCGTATATCGGCGGGTTTCGAGGTTTTGAACTCATAGGTTCTAACGTGTAGTTCTGATGACAGATGGAGGGTGGCAATTGGATTTGTTAGAACTTCGCCGCGCTGTTGCGAAAGCATTGGACGATGGCATGGATTACGAACTTGCTGTCGCAGGTCTCAGTCAGCTGATTGATGGTGCGGGGGACACGGGCGATGAGCAGGCGTTGGTAGCTGCAATTGAGCTATCCGAGCGAATGGTCGCGGGGGCTGCTCCAGTAGATGCCTGTCACGTTCTTTATCTGGCCTCGAATGCTTGGTCGTCGCTCCACTACGCGCGCCACACGCCCGAAGCGCTGTGGTCGTGGGAACAACCGCAGCTTTTACAGCAGATTCTTGCGCTGAGACGAGCTATCCAACATCCTGGCTTTGATGAGCAGCCGCTTTTCCGAAAGGCCCAGGTTTACTGCAACCTAGGAAATGCGCTGAACCATGCGGGGCGATTCGTTGATGCGTTGACGGAATGGAGACTTGCTTTATTGGAGCAGCCTATTCTCGGTATGGCTCGTGGAAATCTTGGCATCGGTCTGGCGACGTATGGTCGGTCACTGTATGACGGCGGGCACACGTATTGGTTTCTTCGGGCAGCGCGCGAAGCATTGATGACGGCGATAGCCGGCGGAGTGGGGCGAGATGGCAGTACCTTCCCGGAAGCTCTACAAGGATTCGGCCAGTATCTTTTGGGCGTTGAGTATCACCTCAGCCACTATGACGTTGCGGACGATGAACAACTGGGCGAATTCCCTTTAGGCGATAGCGAGCGGGAACAAGACTACAGGCGCTGGTGTTTGGAGCGCACTTTGTTCCTCAATCCAATGAATGACTTGGGGCCGGACACGGTGGCGGCAAAGGATACGTTATCAGTACCCTCGCATCGAGTGGAGGGGGCTGGAATTACCTATCGTGCCTCCTTCAATCAGCTTGTTCAAGAGTTCACCTATGCTCGCTGGTGCTTCTTTGAGGGTAGCAATGCTGACACTGTGCATTTTGCAGACAAGGAGGTCGGTCTGGCATATAACGCGGACTTTTCTCACTATTCAATAGGTCTGGAACAGGTCAAGACAGCTTTCAGGTGTGCTTACTCTTTGCTCGACAAGATAGCTTATTTCATCAACAGTTATTGGAAGTTAGAGGTACCGGAGCGGAGCGTTTACTTTCATTCGATTTGGTATGAGGATGCCAAAGGCAAACAGCCGCGCCAAGTGCGAGCAACGTTTGAAACGTCAGAGAATTTACCGCTGAGAGGGCTATTTTGGCTATCGAAAGACCTCTTCGATGCGAGCATGCAGACTGTGACGAGTCCGGTCGCTAAAGAACTTAAAGCACTACGCAATCACCTTGAGCATAAGTTCGTAAAAGTCGTGGCGGCGGAAGTCGAAATAGCGAAGGAAGATGGGCTTTTTAAGGACCATTTATCTCACAAAATTTCCCGCGACGATTTGATTGATAAGAGCGAACACGTACTCCGGATTAGTCGGTCCGCATTGATTTATCTTTCGATGGCGATGCATGTAGCGGAACAGAGGAAAATGAGGGCGGACGGCGAGGCTAAGAGGGCTGCGATGGACTTAGGAGTCTATCCAGATGATTTGAAGGTCTGAGTAGTAACTGCGCGAAGGGGAGCCTTGAAAGCTCCCCCTCTTTCTTCATGGAGGAGGTTACGTTTAGTGCCAGTTCAGTTTTTGGACGAACGCTTTGAACAGTTCAATTTGTTTACGGCAGGCTTCTTCAGTTTCACCAAAAAGTGATGCCGTTACAAACGGAGATGTCTCTTTTTTGTTAGCCAATGAATTCTCTATTTCGCCCAAAATCTTGGTCCGATTGCCATGTCGGTATCCAAAAGGTCCTGGTGGAATCCAATGCCATGAAGGGTCGCGGTCTGAAATGTTTACCGTAGGATAGAGCCAGTAAAATTTCGAGCTTATCGAACACGTACTGGAACCGGGTATCGTTAGGAATAAGTCGATTAAACAGTGGACGGCAAATCTGATATATCCAGTCGCTAAGAGGTGCGTAGCGTCGAGCCATCCCTTCTAACAATTTTGCGTCGTCGCTGTGCTCTAGCAGGCATCCAGCTGGCAGCTCTTGTACCGCGAGTTTGTCTTGAGTATGCTCTCTTACTATTGCTGTCTCGCAGAGCTCACGGAGGAAGTCTAGTTTTCCAGCTTCGACCGCTGCGATTCCCAAACAGTACAGCAGAAGAGATGCAGGATATTTTTGGAAGTCCAGGAGGGTAACTGTTCCTCCTGATTGGCGATGCACGGTGCTCAGTCGAGCAATCGTTTTGGTCCAAGAGGGGTAGTGTTGCGGTTCGGCCCAGTATCCTGCTTGCACTGCCATAGCGGTAAGGCTGGCCATATACCCCTCGTATGCTCGTAGGCGTTGGGTGAGGGATTGGGTGTCTATCGGCAGCCGGCCATGTGTTGGAAATTTTTCCTGACCGATGTTCTGTTCCACGCGCTCAACTTCAGAAACGATTAAGTCTTCGTGTTGAATCCTGAACTTGTGTTCGGACATGAATCGCTTTAAGGATGCGACGGCCATTTCAGTTGAGAGCGGATGTGGGCGTAAGAATTCCTCTAGGGATTCGACTTTTTGCGTGACGGTGCTGAAGAACGGGTCGGCCCCTGTTATCGGAAGTTGTATGGCCTGTCGATGTGCAATTAACTCTTGAGCGGCTGTGCCGGGCACACCTCTCGCGGCCCAGTACATTGCGTAGCGGCGTGACGGTGCGCGCGTGATGGCGGCTCGCAGCGCGACGTCCCAGTCTGCAGACCAGCCGCATACGATGAGGCCGAACTCATCGAAAATGCGGTCCAAAATGGTGTTGAACTCGGCGCTATAAGTGCTGAGCTCATCAGGAGTATTTTTGATACGAGTATCTAAGTAATCGCCATGCACTTTAACGATAGTGCAGTTCGTGTGGATTAGTGGCAAGGCACCGTGTATCTCGTCTGCTGTGCTAAGAACTGTCGGCGTGATGCCAACATCTGCCAGCGCTGTTTCCAGCAATCGGTCGAAGTTAGTCGTAACGATAACGCGGATAAAGCCTTTGTGAACAAGGTTGGCAATTGCCCGATGAGCCGCTGTAGGCGATTTTGCGCCTTCTTCCCGCTCTTCCGGAGTCGGCTCCCAGTATGTTTTCAATAGCTGCTGACGGGCAGCTGGGGTTTTTGCTAAGCCATCAAGCAGCTCTGAGTAGTCTGGCTCTTTGGAAAATTTGGTTCGGTACCATCCCTCCGGGTCGTCTCCACAGTCTTCTCCGGATATCACTGCCAGCTTTCGTACTAGCTCGAGCGTGATGTCCCAGCCAGTCGGTATCTTCGCTGAACGCGAAATCCCTGAGCCAACGAGGACTGCGTAGATACCGGGGTTGGCGTGAATGGAAAATGCTAACGAATCAATTGGGTCAATCATGTATTTGTTCCTTGGGTCAATAATCGCGGGGAGAAGGTGTCGGGCGCATCAGTCATGTATAGGTACCAGGAGCTCGATTCGAGCTCCTGGCATAGAGCTATCGCAGTACTGACCTCAGCGCCTGCAAGCGGCCAAGATAATCCTGCGCAGCCTTGCGGGAGCGCCATGGAGATAACCCATACAGGTGGCCTTGGCCGGTCTCACTGTGGCTGAAGAGTTTCATAGCATCTGCGGTGACGTTCGTCATCAGGCGCGGGTACTCTTCGTATTTCACCCATTCTTTAGAATCGAGCCCAACCGGTTTGTAGTAGCGGTTGACGAGGATTTGGCCGATTCCTCCGACGTTCTGGAGACCGTACGGCAACCACAGGCGCATTTCCCAAAAAGCCTTTGAATTGAAGCCAACTTTAAAACGAGGGACGTTGAGGATTGTTGTGAGGTAGTCGATGGCGAATTCGACGGCATGCGACGGGGCAGTAAATTTATCCCAGATATCTGGTACGTCTATTCCTGCGGGGACGTTGCGTCCACTAATGCTATATACGGCACCTGCGACTTTTCGCAGCGCGGCTCGCATGTCGTCATCAGAGCGAGAGAATTTGAATCGTGGCGGCTCGTCACCTGGGGACGCATTCTTCATCAGAAGCGCCCAGTTGCTGAAGCCTAGTGCGTGTGCGCGTTCATCCAAGGCCTGACGGCGAGGGATTCCAGTAGCGCGTGATTTGTTTTTTGCTTCCAGCTTGAATTGCTGAAGTTGAGTCGAGGTAAAAGTTGGCACGATATGCTCTCCGTATTGCCACCATTACATTCAGCGCGCCCACTCACCAAAAAAGTGACATCTAGAAAGATATCTGTTGCACAACATCACGATGTTCCCGAAGGATGCTTCGCCTTGTGGACGGGCTAGCCGACGTGCTCGACTGATAGTCACTCTACCTCAACAGCTGGCTTCCGTAAAGTCCGACGACCACTTGGGGGGCCGTGGGCTTATGGCAACAAATCGCATTGGTTAGACTTTTATACTTGCGGTAGCAAAGTTAAGTGAAAATGTACGTATTTTTCGCGTAGGCAACATGCTATTCTGGATAGAATTTCGTGAAGTTTCTAATTTTAATTGGGAAAATAATGGGTGAATTTTTAAAAAAAATCCAAAGGGATGAAATAGCGGGGCCATTACGCAGAAATTTTAAAGCTAAAAATTGGTCAACTGTATTTTCTGCTATCGAAAATCCGGACGAGTCAGACCAAAACATATATGTTTCCGGACTTGCAATATCAGAAAAACTAAACAATATCCGCTCTTGCTTGAAGCTCTCGACTTCGCCACTACTTTCCGCTTCCACTAAGCTACGTGCTTTTGTGGCTGCCTCGAATCAAGGATTTTTTGCCAATCGCGATAAGACACAAGAGGCCTTTAAAAAAATTCTTAGTGATTTGGAGGGTAAGAACGCCGAACATTTTAGATTTGAGGATTTTGCTAACGTAAAGCTTGAGTTACCTGGCGGTTTCGATTGGAAACCGGATGAGATAGCCGAAAGCTTAGTAGATGGCATAGAAATACCAGTGAAAATCACCTTGCAGGATAACCCTGGGCTTGGTGGTGCAGCCCAGATGAATAAGATAGAGTGGGAGGATATCATCCTCGAAATTAACCTTGGGATTATTTATCGCCATACCGAAGACTTGTGGGATGAATGTCTATGGAATGGTTATATCTCCCAGAACGTCGGAAAAATAAAAGCGTTTATACCTACTAACATCGATACAGTTCGAAGTTATCGAATAGGGCTTTCACGTCGAATGTCGCTCGCAAATTCATTCGCCGTAATGGGCGCGAAGTTCCATCGGGGAATGGCGGAAAAAGGGCTCTTTGCGAACATAAGAGAAGTCAAGTCCATTAAACGGGAAGGTAAGCGCCAAGTTATCCAATTTTCGAAACGTGGTGAATTATCGTCAGCACTCGAAGAACTTACTATAATGAGAGCTTTTGCCTCTGAGCCATACTATTCCGAGCTACTTGAAGAGCCCCTTCCTTTGCTCGAGGGCGTAACTTTATCCATGCTACTTCGCGCTTGGACAGTGATTTCCCGAACTGCCACAATTTTAGTTGAGGCAGTAGGCGCAAAACATTCTTTAGGGTTAAATGATAACCTAGCGCATAGTGCTTGGTTTCCAGAATATGCTCCGGTGCTGCAAGTAAGTGCGCTTATAGATGCGTTGCTAGCAGCAGTGCAGATTAAGCCGTCTGAGGGACGGAGAATAGTGGAATTCTTTACATATAGAGGGGGACCCGAGCAGGAAATCTGGGCTCAACCTATGATTCCTGTCGGCAAGGAAACGGTAGCGCCTATTTTTACCGCCGCAGTAAACCCCAACTTGCGGCGGCTCGTAGACGTCTGGATGCGCCAGGGGGGAATAGACCTCTCCAAGCGCGGCCCACCGTTCGAATCCTATATAAGAGCAACAGTTGCTGAAGCTATCTCAACTTCAATACCATTGGCGAATAACGCTATTTGCATTAATGAGAATTATACATTTAGGCCTTCTATTGGAAGAGCGGAACAAATCGACCTCGTATTTTTCATCGATAATACTGTTTTTCTCGCAGAATCAAAATGTATTTTAGAACCAACAGAGGCTAAGGGGATAGCCATGCATCGGAAAACTGTTGAAGGCGCAGCCGAACAAGTATTGCGAAAAGCTGATTCTTTAGCATTAAATCGCGAAGAATTTGTTAAAGATGTTAAGCGATTTGGAAAAGAGTTAATTCTGGACTTTAAAATTGTACCGTTGATTATAGTAAGCACAGGAACACATGTTGGAGTCTCGTCTCGGAACGTTGCGGTTATTGATGAGCTTCTCCTGTGCCGTTTTTTGGAAGGAAAAATCGAGGATGTCGCGATTCAAGGAGATAATTTAGCTATAAAAAAGAAAATGGAAACATTTTTCTATGCAGATGCTAAAGAAGCGGAAGCTATTGCTTCAACATACTTTACCTTGCCGCCGCAGTTACAACCGTATATCAAAGGTTTAACTAAACGAATAGTGCCAATCCACGCAGTTAGTGAAGTGGATTGGGAGGGACGTATTTTGACACTGGAGTGCATCCCCGAATATAATTAACCCGAAATATTTTCTACTCAATCTTATAGAAGAGCTAGATATAACTTTGCATGCGCAGGGGAATGATACCGGAAAAGGTCTCAATGCCCAAAATTAATCCAGTTACGGAAAATAAATCCAATGGAACTTGCCAAAATCGACGTAAGCATGGAGCTTTGTGCCGCCCACTTTTTGCTTCAGTGGAAACGCAAAGAGGAGAAATTTCATGAATCGCTCAGTAAAAAACCTTCGGCGGAATCGCTTCGCTCAGCATTAAGCTTTTTCATCATTGCTCGCAATTTTTCAGGTATCAAGGCGGATAGAAATGTCGCTCAAGAAATAATCGATATGTTGCTTGAAATCGATAAGGACAAAAGCCTAAAGGTTCAGGAGAAAGTTGCCGCACTAGCAGCAAAATTCAAGGTGCGATTTGGTAAAAATAACATCTCCGCAGCTTCTAAGCTGCTTTGGCTCAGAAGGCGTGCGCCTTACGTAATCTATGACTCGCGTGCAGAAAAAACCCTGAAAGCAATGGGCGCGAAATTTAAGAGTCGAGATTACGCTAGGTATTACGAGGCTTGGAGAACATCATATGAGCTTTACAAGCCAACCATTGTGAAGGCGGTAAGAGGCTTGCACAATATTCACAAAATCCTACCAGAATGGGACCAATCCCCGGAAGGAACTCGGGAAATGGTCAATAGCGATTGGTTTTTGGAGCGAGTGTTCGATATCTATCTCTATCAAAATAGCGAGAGTTAGCAGAGATACACGGTTAAAAGAGATAGCGGCAATCCATGCCGCCATCTTGGTCACTGCGACCAACCTCCAATAGCTCTACAGCATAACTGTAGCCCAAACGTCTGTGGCGTGCTGCCGTAAGACCTCGATTTGTAAGGAGTTGCCATCCGGCAGTACTACTACAATCGGCACAGCTACTGGAAGTTCCATAAGCCCCCCTAGTTGAATTCTAACGTTAGCGCGGGAATAAACCGTTTCCTGCGTATGCTGCTGTCCGCCTGGTCCTAGAATCGTTGCCGGTGCTTCTCGATAGGGGTGTTGCACTTGGCAGATGATGGTGCCGCCATTGGGATGTGAAAGTGTCGAAATCATTTCTTTACCTCTGTCATGCACTTGTGAGTGCGGAAAAGATAGCTTAGTCGTTAGGGTAAGCCAACTTCAGCGACGTTTTCCAAACCGTGGCACATCCATCCAATACTTATCTCAGTCAATTGAATTGCTAATTAAAATACTTTCTTTGCCATGAAAAACTAGCGACTGGCTTGCGTAAATCAAGCTGAATCGTTGATTTTTTGCTAGCCAGACGCCGCACTTCCAACTTGAATTAGTGCCAAATTGCAACTTTGATGTACAATCCGCGTCTACTAACTTCTATGCTCTCACTCAAGCATTTGACCGAAGATTGTCTGAATCCGGGAAGTGCTACAAGAGCGAGCTGAAGCCACTCAAAGGTTTGAAGCTTCGAATCTAACGGGCCGTTAGAATTGGCCGTTCCTTCCCAGATTTGATGCCAAGAACAGAAAGCTACCTCGTTAACTCTGCTGATTGCCACGGAAGAGCAATATGTCGTTTGACGCTGGCCCAATTCATTCAATTTTAGAGAAAAATGCAAAATTATTGGAATTCATTGCAAGACGCTATAGCGGTTACTTCTTCACGCGACCTTGGGAGTGAGGAGTTCGCACGGTTACCTTCCCCAATTCTGAACCAGGAGCATTGCGAAGCGTTAATTGATGTAATGACACAAGAGCTAGGGTTTGGCCATTTAACTCCTGTGGACATTGGTCTCCAATGTGCGGGCGTCAATTGGAAGATGAAATCTAAATTTGAACAAATTATTCAAAATAAAGTTTTGCTGACACTTGGAAGCATCAAAGTGGCGGGCGACCCTATTTTTGAAATGGAAACACTCGACTTGTTGAAGCTTCGGACCTCTGGCCGTTATCACGTATGGTGGTCTCTTCAATCGGGAGAGATTGTTGATATTACTTTTGCGACTTCAATGCTGATAAAGCAGGGCGGCGACCTCAGCAAGGCAGTTCCGCTTGCAGGTTTTCCGGAGCAATTCCCGAAGGTTGAGTGGATTCCAAAACTTGTGGGTGACAAAGCGATTCACCAGCTTCTATCTTTTGGGTGGTGACACGGTTTGACGCATGGTACGCTTGCCATGCCGGTGAGCCTACTGCTAGTGAAGAATTGAGGAGCTGCTCTATTAACTCACTCAATCGCTCTGGTGAAAAGTCATCTACACTGCGGATTGGTTTGGTGGTTGATTTACTCATGCTAATCCTCCTTTAAAGCAGAGTATAGGGAGGAAATTTAAACGTAACGGTCCGTTGCCACCCAAAGCAAATTTGGCGGCTCAACGGCCGCTCGTGCGTCTTGCAAAACGACCGAATCCTGCGCCTTTTTAGCCGTACCGACTTGCCGCCTCGCTTCCATAAGCCTGTTCACGCAAAGCTGCCGCATATCGGGGGATAGATTCGGGTCGCTGAGTCGCCAAAGCCTGCCCCGGACGATAAAGTATCTGCCATCCGGAGTACTCGGATATTTTGAAGGGTCAGGCATGGGCTGGTCGATGGACGTGCGGCGATATAGATTCGCATGCCTCTGCATCATTTTCGAAGATGCTGCCGTACGTCCGTTGCAATCACCCCGACAGCCGTAACAGCGCGTACGAGCTCTTCTTGGCTTACTCCAAGTTCTTGGGTCCAATAACGAACTTCGTGCTCTTCATGGATGTTGATGCGTGCACGGTCTTGAGCTCCACGGTTTTTCAGGTCATCTGACATTTTAGGTCTTCCATATCCAAAGTCCCACGGTAGCACCAGGGA is a genomic window containing:
- a CDS encoding LA2681 family HEPN domain-containing protein, translated to MDLLELRRAVAKALDDGMDYELAVAGLSQLIDGAGDTGDEQALVAAIELSERMVAGAAPVDACHVLYLASNAWSSLHYARHTPEALWSWEQPQLLQQILALRRAIQHPGFDEQPLFRKAQVYCNLGNALNHAGRFVDALTEWRLALLEQPILGMARGNLGIGLATYGRSLYDGGHTYWFLRAAREALMTAIAGGVGRDGSTFPEALQGFGQYLLGVEYHLSHYDVADDEQLGEFPLGDSEREQDYRRWCLERTLFLNPMNDLGPDTVAAKDTLSVPSHRVEGAGITYRASFNQLVQEFTYARWCFFEGSNADTVHFADKEVGLAYNADFSHYSIGLEQVKTAFRCAYSLLDKIAYFINSYWKLEVPERSVYFHSIWYEDAKGKQPRQVRATFETSENLPLRGLFWLSKDLFDASMQTVTSPVAKELKALRNHLEHKFVKVVAAEVEIAKEDGLFKDHLSHKISRDDLIDKSEHVLRISRSALIYLSMAMHVAEQRKMRADGEAKRAAMDLGVYPDDLKV
- a CDS encoding SIR2 family protein — translated: MIDPIDSLAFSIHANPGIYAVLVGSGISRSAKIPTGWDITLELVRKLAVISGEDCGDDPEGWYRTKFSKEPDYSELLDGLAKTPAARQQLLKTYWEPTPEEREEGAKSPTAAHRAIANLVHKGFIRVIVTTNFDRLLETALADVGITPTVLSTADEIHGALPLIHTNCTIVKVHGDYLDTRIKNTPDELSTYSAEFNTILDRIFDEFGLIVCGWSADWDVALRAAITRAPSRRYAMYWAARGVPGTAAQELIAHRQAIQLPITGADPFFSTVTQKVESLEEFLRPHPLSTEMAVASLKRFMSEHKFRIQHEDLIVSEVERVEQNIGQEKFPTHGRLPIDTQSLTQRLRAYEGYMASLTAMAVQAGYWAEPQHYPSWTKTIARLSTVHRQSGGTVTLLDFQKYPASLLLYCLGIAAVEAGKLDFLRELCETAIVREHTQDKLAVQELPAGCLLEHSDDAKLLEGMARRYAPLSDWIYQICRPLFNRLIPNDTRFQYVFDKLEILLALSYGKHFRPRPFMALDSTRTFWIPTWQSDQDFGRNREFIG
- a CDS encoding DUF3606 domain-containing protein, producing the protein MSDDLKNRGAQDRARINIHEEHEVRYWTQELGVSQEELVRAVTAVGVIATDVRQHLRK